A genomic window from Synergistaceae bacterium includes:
- a CDS encoding Glu/Leu/Phe/Val dehydrogenase, which yields MMQKRRKSSNVLLDTALQEFYGAADEMGLSENLIAVLSRSERRVQVSIPVEMDDGTVEVFEGYRVQHSTALGPSKGGIRYDLGVDMDECEALAMLMTWKCSLAGIPYGGGKGGICCDPLTMSKKEKEKLTRTYAARIEPILGRWSDVPAPDMNTGGQEMVWILDTVSKMRGKLEPAILTGKPVTYWGSFGRNEATGRGVATCGLELMRILDKNPGSVTASVQGFGNVGSYTAKTLNDAGVKIVGISDITGGYYSAGGIDIHKAFEAVRNHPKKLLEGFESIGNCEKVDDVLFTDCDFLFPCARDGVINRDTAGRVKARYIVEGANGPTTPEGEDILEGNGVMIVPDFLANSGGVIGSYFEWAQNLQGAFWTEEEYNSRLVHMMKGNFRRVWDYAETKHVKMRRAATMAAIQRVADVVEMRGMFL from the coding sequence ATGATGCAGAAACGGCGCAAGTCTTCAAATGTATTGCTTGATACGGCACTTCAGGAGTTTTACGGTGCGGCTGACGAAATGGGATTGAGCGAGAACCTTATAGCCGTCCTGAGCAGGTCAGAACGCAGGGTGCAGGTCTCAATTCCCGTAGAGATGGACGACGGGACTGTTGAGGTCTTCGAGGGCTACCGTGTCCAGCACTCAACGGCACTGGGCCCATCGAAGGGAGGAATACGCTACGACTTGGGCGTTGACATGGACGAGTGCGAAGCGTTGGCCATGCTGATGACGTGGAAATGCTCTCTTGCGGGCATCCCTTACGGCGGCGGCAAAGGCGGAATCTGCTGCGACCCGCTCACAATGTCCAAGAAGGAGAAGGAGAAGCTTACACGGACATACGCGGCACGGATTGAGCCGATACTTGGCCGGTGGAGCGACGTACCTGCTCCCGACATGAATACCGGCGGGCAGGAGATGGTGTGGATTCTCGACACTGTCAGCAAGATGCGCGGGAAACTCGAACCCGCAATCCTCACCGGCAAGCCCGTAACCTACTGGGGAAGTTTCGGGCGCAACGAGGCAACGGGACGCGGAGTCGCGACGTGCGGGCTGGAATTGATGCGCATTCTGGACAAAAACCCCGGCAGTGTTACGGCATCCGTTCAGGGTTTCGGGAACGTCGGGAGCTACACGGCAAAGACGCTCAACGATGCCGGAGTGAAGATCGTGGGCATAAGCGACATCACAGGAGGGTACTATTCGGCGGGAGGCATCGACATACACAAAGCCTTTGAGGCAGTGCGCAATCACCCCAAGAAGCTGCTTGAAGGTTTCGAGAGCATCGGTAACTGCGAGAAGGTCGATGATGTGCTGTTCACGGATTGTGATTTCCTGTTTCCTTGCGCGAGGGACGGCGTAATCAACCGCGACACTGCGGGCAGAGTGAAGGCACGTTACATTGTGGAGGGAGCTAACGGCCCGACGACTCCCGAAGGCGAGGACATCCTTGAGGGTAACGGCGTGATGATTGTCCCCGACTTCCTCGCTAACTCCGGCGGGGTTATCGGCTCGTATTTCGAGTGGGCACAGAACCTTCAGGGTGCGTTCTGGACTGAGGAGGAGTACAACAGCAGGCTTGTGCACATGATGAAGGGGAACTTCCGGCGGGTGTGGGACTACGCGGAGACGAAGCACGTGAAGATGAGGCGTGCGGCAACTATGGCGGCAATTCAGCGTGTGGCTGATGTTGTCGAGATGAGGGGAATGTTCTTGTAG
- a CDS encoding HD domain-containing protein, with product MNGYDAALKVIMSLNSAGYDAFLVGGCVRSFLMNLLPADFDIATSASVEEVERVLDCRPIGSGEQHGTVKVIVDGEDHGIEVTTYRYGGKTLTDDLSRRDFTVNAIAWHPSREMIDPFGGREDIRNRVIRGVVDARLRFGEDPLRILRGLRFAALFGFRVEEETAEAVHGMAGTLSGVAPERVRDELTKILCAPYAESVLTEFADVLGEVIPEVREMIGFEQHNSYHYLDVYAHTVKVVVEVKNTPELRWAALFHDIAKPRCFFMGENGQGHFYGHDKTGAETAEVIMNRLRFDNATKRTVEFLISEHCINFPANTKTARRLLSRHGYDNVMKLLELQRADLAAHVELPENEAQLRRAFELIQEVIDEDACLKITDLAVNGHDMIALGLKGPAIGKTLAALLEAVVDGELSNSREELISFAKKIPPA from the coding sequence ATGAATGGTTATGATGCTGCACTGAAAGTTATTATGAGCCTCAATTCCGCCGGGTATGATGCTTTTCTCGTCGGAGGATGCGTGCGCAGCTTCCTGATGAACCTTCTGCCTGCAGACTTCGACATTGCAACAAGCGCGAGTGTTGAGGAGGTCGAGAGGGTGCTTGACTGCCGCCCCATAGGTTCAGGCGAGCAGCACGGGACGGTGAAGGTCATCGTTGACGGAGAGGATCACGGCATCGAGGTTACTACGTACAGATACGGAGGGAAAACGCTGACTGATGACCTGTCGCGCAGAGATTTCACCGTCAACGCAATAGCTTGGCATCCGTCGCGGGAAATGATTGACCCGTTCGGAGGCCGTGAGGACATCAGGAACAGAGTCATTCGCGGAGTTGTTGACGCGCGCCTGAGGTTCGGGGAAGACCCGTTGAGGATTCTTCGCGGGCTGAGGTTTGCGGCACTCTTCGGCTTCAGGGTCGAGGAGGAGACAGCAGAGGCAGTTCACGGGATGGCGGGGACGTTGTCGGGTGTTGCGCCCGAACGTGTACGCGACGAGCTGACGAAGATTCTCTGTGCACCGTACGCTGAAAGCGTGCTCACTGAGTTTGCGGACGTTCTGGGAGAAGTAATCCCGGAGGTCAGGGAGATGATAGGCTTCGAGCAGCACAACTCGTACCACTATCTTGACGTTTACGCACACACGGTGAAAGTTGTTGTTGAGGTCAAAAACACGCCGGAGCTTCGATGGGCGGCACTGTTTCACGACATCGCAAAGCCGAGATGCTTCTTCATGGGAGAGAACGGGCAGGGGCATTTCTACGGACACGACAAGACGGGCGCGGAAACGGCAGAAGTTATCATGAACAGGCTGCGTTTCGACAACGCCACAAAGAGGACGGTGGAGTTCCTGATCTCTGAGCACTGCATAAACTTTCCGGCAAACACAAAGACAGCAAGACGGTTATTGTCGCGTCATGGGTATGACAACGTGATGAAGCTACTCGAACTTCAGAGGGCAGATCTGGCGGCACATGTCGAGCTCCCCGAGAATGAGGCACAGCTCAGACGTGCATTTGAGCTTATACAGGAAGTTATTGACGAGGATGCCTGCCTGAAGATTACGGATTTGGCCGTGAACGGTCATGACATGATTGCACTGGGGCTTAAGGGCCCGGCAATCGGGAAGACATTAGCGGCACTGCTTGAAGCTGTAGTTGACGGAGAGCTGAGCAACTCGCGTGAAGAACTAATAAGTTTCGCGAAAAAAATCCCCCCTGCCTAG